The Leucoraja erinacea ecotype New England unplaced genomic scaffold, Leri_hhj_1 Leri_413S, whole genome shotgun sequence sequence GTATTGTGTGTCGCTGTATTTATTAGATTGGAAATGTTGTTCCCGCTCATGTTAACATTATCGAATTCTGTGCGGAACACTTTCTCGCACACCTGACAGAACGCGAGAAACTGTTCTGAAGGCACCATCAGGGAGCCGAAGTCTGGTGTCGATGTGTCGTATGCCTTATGGTGGATGAATACGAGGGCAGGATCAACTAGTGGTATCAGGTCGTAGCAGAACTTCTCTGCATATGTGACATTTTGAGGTCGGTTCATGAGAGGTGAGGATTCTACGAGAGATGTGGCCTGCGATGTAAGCTAGTGTGTTCTCTTCCGGGAGATCGAGTGACCTGCTGCAAACTACATTGTTCTGTTGTGCCCTATTGTgatgggagagagatggagatggtTTCTTGACTTTGTCTTTTGTCAGTGTTTGCAGTGATAAGAGAAATTTTGCATTGTCAGGTGACCAGTTTGCACTTAGAGATGGCTTTAGCAGTTCAACTACCGTGACCATTCTTAAAGCATAGCAAAATTCCTTTGCTGATGGGTTTTCTTGGAATCCACCCTTTCGTCGAATGGTTGCGAATAAATTCTCAATGACATcctgattaagcctggatgtgaGCATGAAACGAGCGTCTGtatttccctttatttccctttatGTGCTACCACAGCTGTgtaatgcaagaaattgcaagccGCCATCCTTTGACAAACAATAATTTTTTTGCTCCCAGCACTTTTAATCTTTGCAGTACAGGCAAGCATGATTCAAAGAATGACCAATGTGCAGATTTTTCAGACATGGGCCTCCTCAATTTTTTTTGTGGCCTTGAGACACTTGCCGTTAAATGCATCAAACAGTCCATCTATCATTGCAACGAACTCCGCAGTATAAGCAGCCTCCCCAGGCAACTTTCCAATAGATGAATAGCTAAACAAGCCTGCTGCCACCGAATGGCTGAGCACCTGCGCTGCTTTGTTGACTCATTTTAGAGAAGTTGTTTAGAACAAAGTGGCCTCTGGTTAGTTTACGGACTTTCCTAATGTGCAACTGTGATTCAATTTCAAAAAATGCATGAATATGTGCTCACTTGACAAGTTTCTTTCCGCCATCCTCTCCAATTACCTCAAAAACATACTTCTCCAAATTTGATCTCGTGTTTTTTAGCAAGTGTGGCAGGTCATGCAGGCAAAAGATCTTGGCTCCCCCGTGGCTGAAGAAAGGATGTTTTTCTGTCACACCCAAGTTGTTGTAGAGTCGAACATTGCTTGGGCCTTGGTCACAAACCACGGCCTTATGCTGTAGTCCAATTGCCTTAACCTTATGTAAGCATTCATTGAGTAATGCTTGCAGCTTGTCTGCCCTTGTGCAGTCTCGCGACAGAAGGTAACCTACAGGTTGTTTCCATTTCCCAAACAGGCCTCTAACCATGAAAACGAGAGCATGGTTGGCAGGCCGTGACGTCTTCCCTAgcgatccaaagtcctcaaaacCCTCGACTGCATCTTCAGTAATATTGTACGAGAGGCCTGCACGTAGAGACATTTCATCAAAAGAGACGATACAGACTGTACCCTCTCTGTCATTCCTGCTACCGTCCTTCAAAAGCTCCATGATCTTAGGGTGAAATCCCGGTCTTCGACATTACACAACCATCTACGCAGTGATGAAATTGATGGAAGTGTGAATATGCTCTGGTACAACTGATATGCGTGGGGACTCTTGTGGTAGAGGGACAAGGCAAGTACCTTGTCTGAATAATCCCATCGTCTTCCTCTTGCGCTTCTATGTCCTGACGCATTCTGCAATTGTGATGCAAAGAAAGACTTTGCTGGCTCTTGTATAAGTTCTAATCCGATCAAGTCAATAATTGCATTGCTTTCTGTTGTTCCCTTTTTCGTTGATTTCTTCATTTGTTGCACCCTTTTCTTGAGGCGGAAAGTACGCTGTCTTTCATTCTTCAGAGCTCTTCTGTGATTTACACCTGGTGTGAAGTGATGTTCATTCTCACGAACCCGTTCCGCAGCTAAGCAGTAAGAATGGTCGGCCTGTATGTTGTGTGACACTGCCAAGGAAAAAAAAGTTAGAAAGGGCTTAAAAGAGGTATACAAATGAAATGGATTTAGCATATACATGTAAATAAATTAGCATCTACTGGTAATTCTCATTTGAAATTAATGTGAGGCACCAATTTCAGGCTACATAAACTGAAAGTAAGTAAAATAGTGATCTTGAGTGAAACTGTCTCCCAGGATGCATTGCTCAGTGTGGATGTCTGCTGCTCCGGTCCCAGTCAGGGTCCCTCTTTGACCGCACCTCTCTCACCACGGCTGATGGTGTTCGCATGCCACCGAGTCACACGGTTGGCGAGCGGCGTTCCTGCGTTTACTCTGGAATGTTCTGAAACATCTCACACATGAAAATTTAAGTGTCATGCATGCTGTTACATATTGTGCCACTGACAATTGTATCAGTTAGGATACAGCATTGTGATTTAGCAAAAGtgagaaaataaatgttaaattaaaaattactTGCCTCTTTGCTGCTATGAAGGCTTCGGTGAAGATGGAAGGTTCTCACTCTTCCTCTCAAGTATCTTGCGTTGGGTATACAGTTGTTTCGGTGGGTTAGGGATGTCAAAGACCATTGGAACTGCATTCCAATTTAGCCTATTCTTGTCTGCTTGTTGGAAAACTGGTCAAGTTCGAAATGCTCAGAACaaagacggcagttatttgacaaatactccgCAGTTCGGTGTAGGAGATCATGTCGGCGAGTATTCTGCACCCACTGTCGACacctgaaattacagaaaatatcatgcagtcaatatgttcttattctacattaaataacagaggtagaaagaaaatgctcttgaggagaagatttttactaggatgttgccatgaggacTCGACTATCTGAGCTCTATGATCTAactacagtgagagattgaacaggctaaataaaattttcaatatgccacagaagtaataaatgttttcttacctttcctccttaacggggaacctgaagaaagacaagtCGGGTCGCCTACATTGGCGATTGGAACAATTTACCGCAGAGCAGTAGGCAAcactggtcgatgtggacggCATGGTCAAAGTCAAAGACCAAAGTGAAGATACGAAAGCGGAGGtggaagcaaagatccgatctttgaacagaagcaagaaggcggaagcaagaaggcggaagCTGGTTGctgaaatgggtcctataattacccatgaatctgtccatgaccgtactacgtgttttTCGTAGGAGTAAGCCATcatgttttccgtgctgtaattgttatatggttatatggttatataaggagATGGATATCGAATTATGTgtgataagggaaacaagtagggtagctatggaaactgaGGATcttagaagaggaagtactgacacttttgaaaaatataaaagtggataagtctccgggtcctgacaggatattccctaggtcattgagggaagttagtgtagaaatagctggggctatgacagaaatatttcaaatgtcattagaaacgggaatggtgctggaggattggcatactgcgcatgttgttccattgttcaaaaagggttctaagagtaaacctaataattatagacctgttagtttgacatcagtggtgggcaaattaatggaaaggatacttagggaTAATAtacataagcatctggataaacagggtctgattaggaacagtcaacatggatttgtgcctggaaggtaatgtttgactaattttcttgaattttctgaagaggttactagggaaattgatgagggtaaaacagtggatgttgtctatatggaccagtaaggcctttgacaaggttccgcatggaaggttggttaagaaggttcaattgttgggtattaatggtctccacagattctggtgaacttctaccgctgcaccatcaagagcatccttaccaactgtatcacagtatggtatggcaactgctctgactCCGACCAgtaagcactgcagagggtggtgaaaactgcccaatgtatcaccggttcctcactcccccccattgtctgtccaaagcaagcgatgtctgcaaagggtgcgcagcatcgtcaaggactgctctcaccccagccacagtctgtttaccctcttTCATAtgatttggcgaccagaattgtacaccatattccagaattggcctcaccaatgccttgtacaattttaacattacatcctaatttctatactcaatgctttgatttataaaggccagcacaacaaaagctttctttaaccatcctatctacatgagattccaccttcagggaactatgcacagttatttctagatccctctgttcaactgcattcctcaatttggtAATTATagtggtttacaggggtttacagtGGTGCACATGTATTTACAGGGGTTTatacaggtttagagggctttagagttGTTTAAAGGTGTTAGGGCTTTAGAGTGGTTTATAGGTATTTATAGGTatttagagggctttagagggCTTTAGAAGTGTGTAGAGcgggttagaggggtttagatgggtttaggggGTTTATAGGGGGGTTTAGATGGATTTAGAAGTGAGTAGAggggattagaggggtttagatgggttgaGAGGGGATTGGAGTGCGTTGCAGGGGGTTAGAGTGGTTTAGAGAGGGTTAGAGAGGTTTAGACGGGCTTAGACGTGAATAGAGTGGTTCGGAGAGGCTTAgtagggtttagaggggtttagaagggtttCAAATGATTTTgtggggtttagagaggtttcggggggtttagaggggattagaGAGTGTTAGAATGCGATAGAGGGTTTAAGATGGGTTCAGATGGGTTTCGAGGTGGTTAGAGCAGTTTTGAGCGGttttgaggggtttagagggctagaGAGCCTTACAGGGGGTTAGTgggatttagagggatttagtGGGGCTTAGAGGTGTTTGGGGGGGTtttagagagggatagagggatttCGACGGATTTAAAGAGGTTTAGATGGGATTAGAAGAGTATGGAGTGCTTTAGGAGGGTttagacatgtttggagggatttagAGCAGTTTAGATggctttagaggtgtttagatgggtttaggggGCTGTAGAGGTGTAGAGTGGGGTTAGTGGTTTTTAGAGGGTATGAGAGTGGTTttgaggggtttggaggggttaAGGGAGGTTTAAAGGGGCTTGGTCGTGTTTAGATGGGTTCAGAGGGGCTTAgaagggtttgggggggggggatttagatcggtttagaggggtttcgaatgatttagaggggtttagaggggagtGGTGTTTGTTAGATGGGGTTTAGAGGTTTCCTGATGTTTCGAGGGGTTTGAAGGAGTCGATGTATTTGGAGGGGttttgaggggtttagagggctagaGGGGTTTGGGTTTAGAGGGGATAGTgcagtttagaggtgtttagagggtttTATGGGATTTTAGAGGGATTTACTTTGGTTTAGAGGGGCTTAGAGGATTTCTTGGGTTTATAGGGGTTTGGATGCGTTTAGTGCGGGCTTAGATGTGTTTAGATGGGCTTAGACGGGGTTAGAGGGATtttgatgggtttagaggggattagaGTGCTTTTGAGGCGTTTAGAGGTCTTTAgggggttttagattgttttagAGGGGTTTtcagtggtttagaggggtttagcggggtttagaggggatagagcagtttagaggtgtttagagggctttATGGGATTTTGGAGGATTTACTTTGGTTTAGAAGGttttaaaggggtttagagggctttaaAGTGGTTTGAAGagttgtttagaggggtttgcagaGGTTTCTAGGAGGATGGATGGGTTTTGAGGTTAAAGTTGGTTAGACGGGCTAGGGAGGGTTAGAAGCtgttagagaggtttagaggtgtttagatgggTTAGATGGGGTTTGACGGGTTAGATGGGTTCAGTggtgtttagagtggtttagGGGTGTTTAAAGGTGTTGGAGGGGGTTAGAGGTGGGAAGAAGGGGTTAGAGGGGGTTTGGGTGTTTAGATGGAGTTTGAGGGGGTTGGAGTGGGTTAGAGGAATTTAGAGGGGGTTAAGGGGTTTAGATGGGTGTGgtggtttagagggggttagaagCGGTTAAAGGAGCTTTGAGGGGTTTAGTAGTGATTTTGAGGGGTTTTGAGGTGGTTAACGATGGTTAGAGGGTGTTAGAAGGGGTtaaagaggtttagaggggtttagagggcatTAGAAGCAGTTAGAGTGGAATAGAGGTGGGTAGAAGCGGTTAGAGGGTGTTCGAAAGGTTTAAAGGGGTTTAAAgagggttagaggggtttagagagggttGGACGGGGttagagggttagggttagagttttagaggtgtttagagggggctAGAGGTACGGagaagtctgaatgacaataaaggatactttgactttgacattgatCACCAGCTCTTTCTCCTGCTCCATCTCCAATACCAGCTccctccagctctagctccaACACCATCTCAATCACcagctccagctctagctccatctcaAGCTccgtctccagctccatctccatccccaGCTTTACCTCCAGCTCTAGTTTAACTCCATCTCCAGGTCTAGATCAGGCTCCATCTCCAACTGCATTTCCAGCTTTAGCTTCAGCTCCATCTCCAGGTCtaactccatctccagctccatctccagctccatctccaggtctaactccatctccagctccatctccatctccagttcCATCTTCAGCTGTACTAGCTAGAGCTCCATCTCCAGTTCCATCTCCAGTTCCACCTCCAGCTCcacctccagctccagctccagctccagctccagctccagctccagctccagctccagctcaatCGTCAGTGCTAGCTCCAGCTCCAGGATCCATCTCCAGAACTAGCTTTAACTCACCAGATGCAGCTCAAACTCAATCTCCAGCTCTAGCTGTACGAGCTACAGGGAAGgggctgtaatatcttccctgactggCTACAGTTCCATCTTCAGTTCCATCTCCAGCGCTAGCTCCAGCTCTAGccctagctccatctccagctccctaTCCAGATCTAGCTATAGCTCCATGCTCCATCTTCAGCTCCATCTTCAGCTCCATCTGCAGCTCTAGCTCTAgccccatctccagctccatttaCAGCTCTAGCACCATCTCCCTCTCAATCTCTATCTCCAGTTCCCTCCAGCTCTAGCTTTAgctccagctccaactccatctccagttttttttaatttttaaaatatttttattagaagcaatgtgctCTAGCAAATCTCTAGCtagagctccatctccagctccatttcCAGCTCTAGCTCAAGCTCCATTTCCAGCTCGAGCTCTAGCACCATCTCCAGCTCAATCGTCAGCGCTAGCGCCATCTCCAGATCTAGCTTTAGCTCCATCACCAGATGCAGCTCAAACTGCATCTCCAGCTCaatctccagctctagctcctCGAGCTGTACTGGCTACAGTCCATCTCCAGTTTCCATCAGCCTGCTTCCTCCTAATCTAAAATATCTCCTGCTCTATctatatctcccccctctccctccctctccctctccctctctcctctctctccctctccctctccctctccctctccctctccctccctcctctttccggtctcccatctcccctctccctccctctccctcttctctccctctccctctccctctccctctccctctccagctccctctccctctccgctccctcctccctctccagctccctctccctctccctctccctctccctctccctctccatctccctcctccctctccctctccctctccagttcccatctccatccctctccctctccatatccagttccctctccctctccatatccagttccctctccctctccctctccagttccctctccctctccctctccctatccctttccagttccctctccctctccatttccctctccctctccctctccccatccagttccctctccctctccctctccatatccctctctttcccatttccatcctctccatatccagttTATCCATCTCCATTTCCCCCCTATCCAGTTCCCATTCCAGTTCCCTCTCCCTATCCATATCcagttccctctccctctccctctccctctccctctccctctccatatccagttccctctctccctctccctctccctctccctctccatccagttccctctccctctccatatccagttccctctccctctccatatcCAGTTCCCTCTCCATATCcagttccctctccctctcccgctccaTATCCAGTTCCCTCCAGCTCTAGCTTTCACTCCATctctagctccagctccatccCCAGCTCCATTTCTAGCTCCCCCTCCAGCTAGCTCTACTCCATCTTTAGCTCAgtctccagctctagctccatctccatctaaaGCTCTAGTTCtacctccagctccagctccagctccagctccaacaCTGGCTCCAGCTCTACCTACAGCTCAATCTCCAGATCCATCTTTAGCTCCATCTCCAACACAATTTCCAGctctagctccagctccatcgCCAGCTTCATCTTCAGCTCCAGCtccctccagctccagctccagttccatCTTCAGGTTCACCTCCATCTGCAGCTCTAgctccatctgcagttccagctCCGTCTCCAACTCTAGCTCCATCTCAATCTTCTGTCCTAGctacatctccatctccagctttagctccagctccatctccagctccaactccagctcTAGCCCCAGCTCCATCTCCAAATCAAGCTCCAGTTCTAGTTCTAGCCCAAGGTTCAACCCCAGCTCCAGCTCCggttccatctccagctccatcttctGCTCTAGATCTTGCTCTGTCCCCAGCTACATATTCAGCACTATCTCCAGTACTAGCTCTATCTCCATCTTCATCTAAAGCTTGAGTTCTATCTCCATCTTCAGCACTAGTTaaaatctccatctccagctccatctccagctccatctccagctccagctttcactccatctccagctccagctcattCTAAAGCTCAATCTCCAGCTCTAGCTCTACATCCAGCTCCACCTACAGCTCCATATCCATCTCTAGCTCCATCTTTAGctgcatctccagctccatctgcaGCTCTAGTCCTAGCTCTATctacagctccagctccatcaccAGATGCAGCTCAAGCTCCATCTTCAGCTCAATCACCAGCTCTAACTCTACGAGCTGTACTAACTACAGCACCATCTCCAGTTCCATCTCCAGCTTCATTTCCAGCTCTAGCGCCAGCTCGAGCTCCATGTCCACCTCTATCTCTAGctccatctcatagaaacatagcaaataggtgcaggagaaggccattcggcccttcgagccagcaattcattgtgatcatggctgatcgtcctctattaataacccgtgcctgccttctccacatatcccttgattccactagcccctagagctctatctaactctctcttaaatccatccagtgatttggcctccactgcactcagtggcagggcattccacaaattcacaacactctgggtgaaaaagttttttctcacctcagtcttatatGGTCgccccattattctaagactgtggttctGGATCTGTGGTCTCCAGGCCCAtccccagctccatctccagctctagctccatcgCTGTCTCCAGTTTCATctgcatctccagctccagctccatctccaactcCATTTCCAGCtcgagctccatctccatcttcaGCTCCAGATCTAACTACATCGCCATCTCAATCACcagctccagctctagctccatctccagctccctccagCTCTAGCTCTACTCCATCTTCAGCTTAGTTTCCAGATCCTgcagctctagctccatctccatctccaggtcTAGCTTTATGTAcagctccagctctagctccatctcctgCTCAATCTCCAGCTCTAGCTCTAGCTCCATCCCCAGTTCCACGGTCAGCTGTACTAGCTAGAGCTCCACCTCCTGCTCCACCTCCTGCTCCACCTCCTGCTCCACCTCCATCTCAAGCTCCATCTCAAGCTCCACCTCCATCTCAATCGCCAGTTCTAATTCTAGCTCCATTTCTAGCTCTATCTCCAGCTCTATCTTCAGCTCACTCCAGCTCTACTTTAACTCCACATCCAGCTCTAGTTCTTGCTCCATCTGCAGCgtgtgggattgggaagggaaattaaagtgtgtagcaaccaggagatcaggtaggtccaggagaACTGAGCGAAGTTGTTCAATGAAaccatcgcccagtctacgtttggtcttgccgatgtataataAAGGCCAcaacttgaacaacggatacagtatagGATGTTGGGGAGGTGCATGGACCTCTTCCTAGCCTGAAAGGACTGCCGGCGTCCCTGGACATAGTCGAGGAAGGAGttatagagacaggtgttgcaccaCTTGCGGtttcaggggaaggtacctggggagtgggcggcttgggtggggagggatgaattgaccaaaaAATAAGTTTctaatcatttaagactgaagcgagaaaaaactttttgacccagagttgtgaaattgtggaattccctgccacagagggcagtggaggccaaatcactggatggatttaagagagagttagatagagctctaggggctagtgaaatcaagggatttaggggtaatatgagggggaacttctttactcggagagtggtagcggtgtggaatgagcttccagtgggagtggtggaggcaggttcattggtatcatttaaaaataaattggataggcatatggatgagaagggaatggagggttatggtatgagtgcaggcaggtgggactaaggggaaaaaaaatttgttcggcacggacttgtagggccgagatggcctgtttccgtgctgtaattgttatatggttatatggttatatgatatggggagaagacagacacgagttattgattggggacgatcagccatgatcgtccccaatgatattaatgatctggatgaggatattaatgatctggatgagggaattgaaggcaatatctccaagtttgcggatgacactaagctggggggcagtgttagctgtgaggaggatgctaggagactgcaaggtgacttggataggctgggtgagtgggcaaatgtttggcagatgcagtataatgtagataaatgtgaggttatccattttggtggaaaaaacaggaaagcagactattatctaaatggtggccgactaggaaaaggggagatgcagcgagacctgggtgtcatggtacaccagtcattgaaagtaggcatgcaggagcaggcagtgaagaaagcgaatggtatgttagctttcatagcaaaaggatttgagtataggagcagggaggttctactgcagttgtacagggtcttcgtgagaccacaccttgagtattgcgtacccttttggtctccaaatctgaggaaggacattattgccatagagggagtgcagggaaggttcaccagactgattcctgggatgtcaggactgtcttatgaagaaagactggatagacttggtttatactttctagaatttaggagattgagagggggtcttatagaaacttacaaaatgcttaaggggttggataggctagatgcaggaagattgctcccgatgttggggaagtccaggacaaggggtcacagcttaaggataagggggaaatcctttaaaaccgagatgagaagaacttttttcacacagagagtggtgaatctctggaactctctgccacagaggatagtcgaggccagttcattggctatatttaagagggagttagatgtggcccttgtggctaaggggatcagagggtatggagagaaggcaggtacgggatactgagttggatgatcagccatgatcatattgaatggcggtgcaggctcgaagggccgaatggcctactcctgcacctaatttctatgtttctatgatcacaatgaatggcgctgctggatcgaaggaccgaatggcctcctgaacctattttctatgtttctatgtaaacccccATATCTCCAAAAGTGGAGATTGTGGATTTCTCGATTAAACTTTGTGGTACAGAACGCTGCAGCACAGACACTGATGTCAATGACAGCCCAGGAATTTCTCATTTCATCCATTTATCTCACCGAATTATTTACAGGTCTGCATCAATCAATTCCCAATATCCGAACATTTTTGCCAAGGCCTCTTCAATTTCCATCCTTAGTTTACTCGGCAATCTGAAGATTCAGCACAGAACAGACGAGCCATTATCCGTCACGGGACGGAATGCGAGCACCATAAAGGTTGACTTTGCTGACATTCCAAACTCGTATTTTTTCCACTGATATAACATATTCAGCTCTCCTTCCATTAATCGCCATTAATTTGCCTCTATGCCCTATTATGTTTCTCAACGGCCCTTTGTCTCCATTTGCCCCTCTTCCTTCCCTCGTTGCCACCATCCTAACATTCGTTAAAATAATCTGGTCACGCCTGTGTTAAGAACCGTGCATGCGCTATACATGCTCTATTTTAACTGGGCTCAAACTCAGGCTTTATTTCTGAACCTTTCCTCCTCGTGTGGCCAGAATCGTTTAAAACCCATCTGTGTTCAATATCTATTGCGCCAACCACGTTTTGATGCATTTTACTGGGACCAGATTCATGTATATTACCACCAGTCTCTAGAATTGAAGCACAAAAGAGACTTAACTTCGATGTCGTCATTTATTTATCAACACATTAAAAATAGCACTTCTCAAGTGATGCTGCAAGTAGGTGTCTCAGCGGACTTCCAATTATCAATAAAGTTATGCGCTCAACTGAGGGAACCTACGGCCAGGGAATTTAATCGGCATTAAATACGGAACGTGTATCTGCAGCGCGCGGAGCCGATTATTAAACACAGAAAATGGTTGAATCTTTCGACAGATTTCAGAGAATATGTTATCTGGTCATTGCTTTTCTTGGGGTTCCCGGTAAATTAGTGGAAGTTTACCAACTTAAAGTTATGGTTGAAATATTTTGGTTCTGGTTTCACTCTGTGAATTTTTCGTATGTTCACGTCAGGTCCGGCGGTGTAGAAATCATCAGATGAGCAGCACTTTTATTTTGAAACGATGGGTTATGAATCCCCTTCACAGTTGGGGGCTCCGGTCTCGTCGCCACGATACCTATTTATTGCATTACTCTGAACATCGAATAATATTCAGCCTACAGATATTTTACATAGAGAAGACACGGAAAGAGCGTATATTTgtcaaatagagagagagagagagggagagagagagagagtccgtgTCCGGAAGGCATTAAGGGGTCAGAGTAAATCAAGCAATGAGAGTGATCCAGAGATTGAGCGTAGGCGCAGGTCTGTGATTTTACTCTTCATCATAT is a genomic window containing:
- the LOC129693750 gene encoding uncharacterized protein LOC129693750, whose product is LTRCSSNSISSSSCTSYREGAVISSLTGYSSIFSSISSASSSSSPSSISSSLSRSSYSSMLHLQLHLQLHLSSSSTISSSIFPLPLHIQFPLHIQFPLPLPLHIQFPPALAFTPSLAPAPSPAPFLAPPPASSTPSLAQSPALAPSPSKALVLPPAPAPAPAPTLAPALPTAQSPDPSLAPSPTQFPALAPAPSPASSSAPAPSSSSSSSIFRFTSICSSSSICSSSSVSNSSSISIFCPSYISISSFSSSSISSSNSSSSPSSISKSSSSSSSSPRFNPSSSSGSISSSIFCSRSCSVPSYIFSTISSTSSISIFI